In Eriocheir sinensis breed Jianghai 21 chromosome 45, ASM2467909v1, whole genome shotgun sequence, the following proteins share a genomic window:
- the LOC126980813 gene encoding keratin, type I cytoskeletal 9-like, producing MNTATFFIVLVGVAAALAFPEPDKKASTRHFGGHIGQAGSFGGLGSSGVYGSNQAHVSPYGYGSSHGFASSQSHISPFGSGSSHVHVSPFDSGSSFSFGNPGYGSYGSSGIGSSYGLGSSGIGFGSSGIGFGSQSNIGLGGLSHSFQLPGLSYSSSLGSGYSFPQGSSGSSYYNSNSYNPYNTFGYGGYGR from the exons ATGAACACT GCCACCTTCTTCATCGTTCTAGTGGGGGTAGCGGCCGCCCTCGCCTTCCCTGAGCCCGATAAGAAGGCGTCGACTCGTCACTTCGGGGGACACATCGGTCAGGCTGGAAGCTTCGGTGGACTCGGCTCATCCGGTGTCTATGGCTCAAACCAAGCCCACGTCTCACCCTATGGCTACGGCTCATCCCATGGCTTTGCTTCATCCCAATCCCATATCTCACCCTTTGGCTCCGGCTCATCCCATGTCCATGTCTCACCCTTTGACTCCGGCTCATCCTTCAGCTTCGGCAACCCTGGTTACGGGTCCTACGGCTCATCAGGCATCGGATCAAGCTACGGACTTGGCAGCAGCGGCATTGGATTTGGCAGCAGCGGCATTGGATTTGGTAGCCAAAGCAACATCGGTCTGGGTGGCCTTAGTCACAGCTTCCAGCTCCCCGGCCTGAGCTATAGCTCGTCCCTCGGTAGCGGATATAGTTTTCCCCAAGGCAGCTCTGGTAGCAGCTACTACAACAGCAACAGCTACAATCCCTACAACACCTTCGGATACGGTGGATACGGCCGTTAG